One genomic region from Gemmobacter aquarius encodes:
- the pgsA gene encoding CDP-diacylglycerol--glycerol-3-phosphate 3-phosphatidyltransferase: MKWTLPNTLTVCRLFAAPGVALMFLYFHRPLADWFALALFVTAAITDWFDGYIARAWKQESKFGAMLDPIADKAMVVIALVIITGYSGMNPWLILPVTAILFREVFVSGLREFLGAKAGLLRVTNLAKWKTTAQMVAIAVLFLGTGLEHLEGIARRGMTPDQYAELVTQGLADPIRSCGTRGCSSYATMVGLALIWVAAMLTLMTGWDYFRKSLPFLREDK; the protein is encoded by the coding sequence ATGAAATGGACGTTACCAAATACGCTGACGGTTTGCCGTCTGTTCGCCGCGCCGGGTGTGGCTTTGATGTTCCTGTATTTCCACCGGCCGCTCGCGGATTGGTTCGCCCTTGCGCTGTTTGTGACTGCCGCCATCACCGACTGGTTCGATGGCTATATCGCCCGCGCGTGGAAGCAGGAAAGCAAGTTCGGCGCGATGCTCGATCCGATTGCCGACAAGGCGATGGTGGTGATCGCTCTGGTCATCATCACGGGGTATTCAGGTATGAATCCGTGGCTGATCCTGCCGGTCACAGCTATCCTGTTCCGCGAAGTGTTCGTGTCGGGTCTGCGCGAGTTTCTGGGCGCCAAGGCGGGGCTTCTCCGTGTCACCAACCTGGCGAAATGGAAGACCACGGCGCAGATGGTGGCGATTGCGGTGTTGTTTCTGGGCACGGGGCTTGAGCATCTGGAAGGCATCGCCCGCCGCGGCATGACGCCAGACCAATATGCCGAACTGGTGACGCAAGGTCTGGCCGATCCGATCCGGTCCTGCGGGACGCGGGGGTGTTCGTCTTACGCGACGATGGTCGGGTTGGCCTTGATCTGGGTGGCGGCCATGCTCACCTTGATGACGGGGTGGGATTACTTCCGCAAATCCCTGCCATTCCTGCGTGAGGACAAATGA
- a CDS encoding molybdenum cofactor biosynthesis protein MoaE — protein MRVAVQADAFDIGQETAAFIAGAKGAGAAVTFVGLVRDNGGSLSAMEIEHYPGMTEKALAAIAAEAATRWSLTDALVIHRYGRLGADEAIMMVATAAPHRADAFAAAEFLMDYLKSRAPFWKKEIGSDGASWVAAKDSDEAALTRW, from the coding sequence ATGCGCGTCGCGGTTCAGGCGGATGCCTTCGATATCGGACAGGAAACCGCCGCCTTTATCGCAGGGGCAAAGGGGGCGGGGGCGGCTGTGACATTCGTCGGACTGGTGCGCGACAATGGTGGCAGCCTGTCGGCGATGGAGATCGAGCATTACCCCGGCATGACCGAGAAAGCGTTGGCTGCAATCGCGGCCGAGGCTGCAACGCGCTGGTCTTTGACCGACGCGCTGGTGATCCACCGCTACGGGCGGCTTGGCGCCGATGAGGCTATCATGATGGTCGCGACCGCAGCGCCGCACCGGGCCGATGCTTTTGCCGCCGCCGAATTCCTGATGGATTACCTGAAATCCCGCGCGCCGTTCTGGAAAAAGGAGATCGGCAGCGACGGAGCGTCATGGGTCGCCGCCAAGGACAGCGACGAAGCTGCCCTGACGCGCTGGTAA
- the panB gene encoding 3-methyl-2-oxobutanoate hydroxymethyltransferase gives MSASAPLRSVLPPEITSRKGGVPLVVLTAYTTPVARLVDPHCDIALVGDSVGMVLHGLPSTIGVTLEMMILHGRAVVRGLSRAMAVIDMPFGSYEESPQQAFRNASRLMAETGAPSVKLEGGVHMAETIAFLTARGVPVMAHVGLTPQSINTLGGYKVVGRDADAARVMADAKACEAAGAFSLVLEKVPVGLSGDITRAVRIPTIGIGAGPDCDGQVLVVDDMLGLFTDFRPKFVKRYAELGSLADEAIATYAAEVRARTFPAAEHGFADKVKS, from the coding sequence ATGAGCGCATCTGCCCCGCTTCGTTCGGTGCTTCCCCCCGAAATCACCTCTCGCAAGGGGGGTGTGCCGCTGGTGGTGCTGACCGCCTATACCACGCCTGTCGCGCGGCTGGTCGATCCGCATTGCGATATCGCGCTGGTCGGGGATTCGGTCGGCATGGTGCTGCATGGCCTGCCGTCGACCATCGGCGTCACGCTCGAGATGATGATCCTGCATGGCCGTGCGGTGGTGCGTGGCCTGTCGCGTGCCATGGCGGTCATCGACATGCCCTTTGGCAGCTACGAGGAAAGCCCGCAGCAGGCGTTCCGCAACGCATCGCGCCTGATGGCCGAGACGGGGGCGCCTTCGGTCAAGCTGGAAGGGGGGGTGCATATGGCCGAAACCATTGCCTTCCTGACGGCGCGGGGTGTGCCGGTGATGGCGCATGTGGGGCTGACACCGCAATCGATCAACACGCTGGGCGGGTACAAGGTCGTCGGGCGCGATGCCGATGCCGCCCGCGTCATGGCCGATGCCAAGGCCTGCGAGGCTGCGGGGGCGTTTTCGCTGGTGCTCGAGAAAGTGCCGGTCGGTCTGTCGGGTGACATCACCAGGGCGGTGAGGATCCCCACCATCGGCATCGGCGCAGGGCCGGATTGCGACGGGCAGGTTCTGGTGGTCGACGACATGCTGGGTCTGTTCACCGATTTCCGCCCCAAATTCGTGAAACGATACGCCGAATTGGGCAGCCTTGCCGATGAGGCCATCGCCACATATGCCGCCGAAGTGCGCGCGCGTACCTTTCCCGCCGCCGAACACGGGTTTGCCGACAAGGTGAAATCTTGA
- a CDS encoding TFIIB-type zinc ribbon-containing protein, with the protein MKCPVDNETLVMADRGGVEIDYCPKCRGVWLDRGELDKIIERSVAAPAAAAPAPQARAPQPMSQQHAPQGYAPDPRYRDDDDHRHGYKRKKRESFLGELFDF; encoded by the coding sequence ATGAAATGCCCGGTCGACAACGAAACACTTGTGATGGCGGACCGGGGCGGAGTCGAGATCGACTATTGCCCCAAATGTCGTGGCGTCTGGCTGGACAGGGGCGAGCTTGACAAGATAATCGAGCGGTCGGTCGCAGCCCCTGCGGCAGCAGCGCCCGCCCCGCAGGCCCGCGCTCCCCAACCGATGTCACAGCAGCATGCGCCCCAAGGCTATGCGCCAGACCCGCGCTACCGCGACGACGATGACCACCGCCACGGCTACAAGCGCAAGAAGCGCGAAAGCTTTCTGGGCGAACTGTTCGACTTTTGA
- the pyk gene encoding pyruvate kinase has translation MRRLRNVKIVATLGPASNDYTMIRALFEAGADVFRLNMSHGTHDDIRARHVIIRQVEQDTGRPIAILADLQGPKLRVGSFANPAGEELVEGAAFRMDLDATPGDISRVQLPHPEIFAALEPGSSLLVNDGKIRLRVETCGKDFANCTVTVGGAISNRKGVNVPDVLLPLAALSDKDRKDLEFACELGVDWLALSFVQRPEDVIEARDLAKGRAAILSKIEKPAAVKAYDAILAVSDGIMVARGDLGVELPVYSVPPIQKRLVRGARAAAKPVIVATQMLESMIESPMPTRAEVSDVATAIYEGADAIMLSAESAAGRYPIEAVATMNNVAISVESDPTYRQVIESSRTVNRSTVADAIVAAAREIAEAADIKAICCFSQSGTTVSLVARERPRVPILALTPLMGTARRMCLTWGAHCVITEEQDRFKGAVISAVRAARDYGFAEEKDQIVLTAGVPFNVQGTTNILRVAPCDERLIYKADPE, from the coding sequence ATGAGACGCCTTCGGAACGTAAAGATCGTGGCCACGCTGGGCCCGGCCTCGAATGACTACACCATGATCCGCGCCCTGTTCGAAGCGGGGGCAGATGTGTTCCGCCTGAACATGTCGCATGGCACGCATGACGATATCCGCGCCCGCCACGTGATCATCCGGCAGGTGGAACAGGATACCGGTCGCCCGATCGCCATTCTGGCCGACCTTCAGGGGCCAAAACTCCGCGTTGGCAGCTTTGCCAATCCGGCGGGCGAGGAACTGGTTGAAGGCGCAGCCTTCCGCATGGACCTCGACGCCACGCCGGGAGACATTTCCCGTGTGCAACTGCCGCACCCCGAGATTTTCGCCGCCCTCGAACCCGGTTCGTCGCTGCTGGTGAACGACGGCAAGATCCGCCTGCGGGTCGAAACCTGCGGCAAGGATTTCGCCAATTGCACCGTCACCGTGGGTGGCGCGATTTCCAACCGCAAGGGCGTGAACGTCCCCGACGTGCTGCTGCCGCTCGCCGCGCTGTCGGACAAGGACCGCAAGGACCTCGAATTCGCCTGCGAGTTGGGTGTCGACTGGCTGGCGCTGTCCTTCGTGCAGCGCCCCGAGGATGTGATCGAAGCGCGTGACCTCGCCAAAGGCCGCGCAGCGATCCTGTCGAAGATCGAGAAACCCGCCGCCGTGAAAGCCTATGATGCCATTCTGGCCGTGTCTGACGGCATCATGGTGGCCCGAGGCGATCTGGGCGTCGAACTGCCGGTCTATTCGGTCCCGCCGATCCAGAAGCGTCTGGTGCGCGGTGCCCGCGCTGCCGCCAAACCGGTGATCGTGGCGACGCAGATGCTGGAATCGATGATCGAATCGCCCATGCCGACCCGCGCCGAAGTGTCTGACGTGGCGACCGCCATCTACGAAGGCGCCGATGCGATCATGCTGTCGGCCGAATCCGCCGCCGGCCGCTACCCGATCGAGGCCGTGGCCACGATGAACAACGTGGCGATCAGCGTCGAAAGCGACCCGACCTATCGCCAGGTCATCGAATCGAGCCGCACCGTCAACCGTTCGACCGTGGCCGACGCCATCGTGGCCGCCGCGCGCGAGATTGCGGAAGCTGCCGACATCAAGGCGATCTGCTGCTTCTCGCAATCGGGCACCACGGTCAGCCTTGTCGCCCGCGAACGCCCGCGCGTTCCGATTCTGGCGCTGACCCCGCTGATGGGGACCGCACGGCGCATGTGCCTGACCTGGGGCGCGCATTGCGTGATCACCGAAGAACAGGACCGCTTCAAGGGTGCCGTCATCTCGGCCGTCCGCGCGGCGCGCGACTACGGGTTTGCCGAGGAGAAAGACCAGATCGTGCTGACCGCAGGCGTTCCGTTCAACGTGCAAGGCACGACGAACATCCTGCGCGTGGCCCCCTGCGACGAACGGCTGATCTACAAAGCAGACCCCGAGTAA
- a CDS encoding cupin domain-containing protein: MNHIERITQAGIAPEVTRPAPERLISGDPVHTTWNIEERDGIYCGQWQSTPGKWRISYTEWEYVYIRSGHSILTDSQGNETQLRTGDGCIIRPGFAGTWEVVETTLKDYVIR, translated from the coding sequence ATGAACCATATCGAACGTATCACCCAAGCGGGCATTGCACCCGAAGTAACGCGCCCTGCGCCAGAGCGGCTGATTTCCGGCGATCCGGTCCACACCACCTGGAATATCGAAGAGCGCGACGGGATCTATTGCGGCCAATGGCAATCGACGCCGGGCAAGTGGCGAATTTCTTACACCGAATGGGAATATGTCTATATCCGCTCGGGCCATTCTATCTTGACCGACAGCCAGGGCAACGAAACACAGCTGAGGACAGGCGACGGTTGCATCATCCGTCCCGGCTTTGCGGGAACCTGGGAAGTGGTCGAAACGACGCTCAAGGATTACGTGATCCGCTGA
- a CDS encoding DUF1523 family protein produces MRYVKWSLLGLVALLLFGFFHYTLPQHDIVRIVGTENRRMDIGANSWFFASPDVGNAASTSRDIFFVNAVFADGGTMEYRNEDTGWGWPPYFKMDSFSLATEAKELVSTKAAPVWVAVTHYGWRNQLFTIFPNVIALRQVDGPDATIIPWANIVILTLLLLALFMIRRMWLQFRERTIDPAVIDVRQSIDELDDRADRVGDRARGFFGRMFGRK; encoded by the coding sequence ATGCGCTATGTGAAATGGAGCCTTCTGGGGCTGGTGGCGCTGCTGTTGTTCGGCTTCTTCCACTACACGCTGCCGCAGCACGATATCGTCCGCATCGTCGGCACCGAAAACCGCCGCATGGATATCGGCGCGAATTCATGGTTCTTCGCCTCGCCCGATGTGGGCAATGCCGCTTCGACAAGCCGTGACATCTTTTTCGTCAATGCCGTCTTTGCCGATGGTGGCACGATGGAATATCGCAACGAGGATACGGGCTGGGGCTGGCCGCCCTATTTCAAGATGGACAGCTTCAGCCTTGCGACCGAGGCAAAGGAGCTGGTGTCGACCAAGGCCGCTCCGGTCTGGGTTGCGGTGACGCATTACGGCTGGCGCAACCAGCTGTTCACCATCTTTCCCAACGTGATCGCGCTGCGTCAGGTGGACGGCCCCGATGCGACGATCATCCCTTGGGCCAATATCGTGATCCTGACGCTGCTTTTGCTGGCGCTGTTCATGATCCGCCGCATGTGGCTGCAGTTCCGCGAGCGCACGATCGATCCGGCGGTGATCGACGTCCGGCAATCCATCGACGAACTGGATGACCGGGCCGACCGCGTGGGCGACCGCGCACGGGGGTTCTTCGGGCGGATGTTCGGGCGGAAGTGA
- the rpmI gene encoding 50S ribosomal protein L35, giving the protein MPKMKTKSAAKKRFSFTASGRVKAGVAGKRHGMIKRTTKFIRDASGTMILNPSDAKIVKKYMPYDR; this is encoded by the coding sequence ATGCCCAAGATGAAGACCAAATCGGCCGCCAAGAAGCGCTTCAGCTTCACCGCGTCCGGTCGTGTGAAAGCCGGCGTCGCCGGAAAACGTCACGGCATGATCAAACGTACGACGAAATTCATCCGCGACGCGTCCGGGACCATGATCCTGAACCCGTCCGACGCGAAGATCGTCAAAAAATACATGCCCTACGACCGGTAA
- the pheS gene encoding phenylalanine--tRNA ligase subunit alpha, which produces MDGLDTLKAKYLTAVASAADESALEEVRVAALGKKGEISALMAGLGKMEPDQRKAAGAMLNVVKDEIDAALRARKAGLADAALDARLKGEWLDVTLPARPRRVGTIHPVSQVMEELTAIFADMGFAVAEGPQVESDWYNFDALNIPPEHPARQEHDTFFMNRAAGDDRPPHVLRTHTSPVQIRAMTEQGAPIRVIAPGRVYRMDMDQTHTPMFHQVEGLCIDRDISMANLKWVLEEFCRAFFEVPSVELRFRASHFPFTEPSAEVDIRCSWEGGQLKIGQGDKWMEILGSGMVHPKVLKAAGVNPDEWQGFAFGMGIDRIAMLKYGIPDLRAFFESDLRWLRHYGFAALDLPTLPAGLSR; this is translated from the coding sequence ATGGACGGGCTCGACACGCTCAAGGCCAAATATCTGACCGCCGTTGCCTCGGCTGCGGACGAATCCGCGCTGGAAGAGGTTCGGGTGGCAGCCCTTGGCAAGAAGGGCGAGATTTCGGCGCTGATGGCGGGGCTTGGCAAGATGGAGCCGGACCAACGCAAGGCGGCCGGCGCCATGCTGAACGTGGTCAAGGACGAGATCGACGCCGCGTTGCGTGCGCGCAAGGCGGGGCTGGCCGATGCAGCGCTCGATGCGCGGCTTAAGGGCGAATGGCTGGACGTAACGCTGCCTGCCCGCCCGCGCCGCGTGGGAACGATCCACCCTGTTTCGCAGGTCATGGAAGAACTGACCGCCATTTTCGCCGACATGGGCTTTGCGGTGGCCGAGGGGCCGCAGGTGGAAAGCGACTGGTATAACTTCGACGCGCTGAATATCCCGCCGGAACATCCCGCGCGGCAAGAGCATGACACGTTCTTCATGAACCGTGCGGCAGGCGACGACCGACCGCCCCATGTGCTGCGGACCCATACCAGCCCCGTGCAGATCAGGGCGATGACCGAACAGGGTGCGCCAATCCGCGTGATAGCACCCGGCCGCGTGTACCGCATGGACATGGACCAGACCCACACGCCGATGTTCCATCAGGTCGAGGGCCTGTGCATCGACCGCGACATTTCCATGGCCAACCTGAAATGGGTGCTGGAAGAATTCTGCCGTGCCTTCTTCGAGGTGCCGTCCGTCGAGCTGCGTTTCCGCGCCAGCCACTTCCCCTTTACCGAACCCTCGGCCGAGGTGGACATTCGCTGTTCATGGGAGGGCGGGCAATTGAAGATCGGCCAAGGCGACAAGTGGATGGAAATCCTCGGGTCCGGCATGGTGCATCCGAAGGTGCTGAAGGCAGCAGGCGTGAACCCCGACGAATGGCAGGGCTTTGCCTTCGGCATGGGCATAGACCGCATCGCCATGCTGAAATACGGCATCCCCGACCTGCGCGCCTTTTTCGAGAGCGACCTGCGCTGGCTGCGCCATTACGGCTTTGCAGCGCTTGATCTTCCGACATTGCCCGCTGGCCTGAGCCGCTGA
- the moaD gene encoding molybdopterin converting factor subunit 1 → MIDVIYFAWVRERIGLPRERVETDAATVAGLVAELVARESRYEAAFADLGSLRVALDQELSSFDAPLAGVREVAFFPPMTGG, encoded by the coding sequence ATGATCGACGTCATCTATTTCGCATGGGTCCGCGAACGCATCGGCCTGCCGCGCGAACGGGTCGAGACGGATGCCGCGACCGTGGCGGGGCTGGTGGCCGAGCTTGTCGCGCGCGAATCGCGCTACGAGGCGGCTTTTGCCGACCTTGGCTCGTTGCGGGTCGCGCTGGACCAGGAGTTGTCGTCCTTTGATGCCCCGCTTGCCGGCGTGCGTGAGGTGGCGTTTTTTCCGCCCATGACGGGTGGCTAG
- the panC gene encoding pantoate--beta-alanine ligase, with translation MILRTVAELRGQVAAWKAEGHSVGVVPTMGALHEGHLSLARAARRECGRVITTIFVNPKQFNNPDDLLKYPRTEENDAVLLATVGVDTVFAPPVDEVYPGGFVTNISVGGVSAPLEGALRPGHFDGVATVVTKLFGMTQADRGYFGQKDWQQLQVVRQLVRDLNLKVEIVGCETVRDPDGLAMSSRNQRLTSQARSKAPALYAAMLAAAREFRDGTPLQGALGRARAAVLKEGFDRVEYIELVDADRLGPITDATRPLRLLAAAWLDDVRLIDNIAV, from the coding sequence TTGATCCTTCGCACCGTTGCCGAATTGCGGGGGCAGGTCGCTGCATGGAAGGCCGAGGGCCATAGCGTCGGGGTGGTTCCGACCATGGGCGCGCTGCATGAAGGGCACCTGTCGCTGGCCCGTGCGGCGCGGCGCGAGTGCGGGCGCGTGATCACGACGATTTTCGTGAACCCCAAGCAGTTCAACAATCCCGACGATCTGCTGAAATACCCGCGCACCGAAGAGAATGACGCTGTTTTGCTTGCGACCGTCGGTGTCGATACCGTCTTTGCCCCGCCGGTGGACGAGGTTTATCCCGGGGGTTTCGTGACCAATATCTCGGTCGGGGGTGTTTCCGCCCCGCTGGAAGGTGCGCTGCGTCCGGGGCATTTCGATGGCGTGGCCACGGTGGTGACCAAGCTGTTCGGCATGACGCAGGCCGATCGGGGCTATTTCGGCCAGAAGGATTGGCAGCAGTTGCAGGTGGTGCGCCAGCTGGTGCGCGACCTGAACCTGAAGGTCGAAATCGTTGGCTGCGAAACCGTGCGCGACCCGGACGGTTTGGCGATGTCGTCGCGCAACCAGCGGCTGACGTCACAGGCGCGCAGCAAGGCGCCTGCGCTTTACGCCGCCATGCTGGCCGCCGCGCGCGAGTTTCGCGACGGCACCCCCCTGCAAGGTGCGCTGGGGCGGGCAAGGGCGGCCGTGCTGAAGGAAGGGTTCGACCGTGTGGAGTATATCGAACTGGTCGATGCCGACCGGCTTGGCCCGATCACCGATGCGACCCGCCCGCTGCGCCTGCTGGCGGCGGCATGGCTGGATGACGTGCGACTGATCGACAACATCGCCGTGTGA
- the rplT gene encoding 50S ribosomal protein L20 — protein sequence MSRVKSGVVTHARHRKVIKKAKGYYAARSTNFRTATQAVDKAQQYATRDRMVRKRNFRALWIQRINAAVRLFDLEMTYSRFINGLAKAGIEVDRKVLADLAVHEPEAFNAIAAQAKAALA from the coding sequence ATGTCCCGCGTTAAATCAGGCGTCGTAACGCACGCCCGCCACCGCAAGGTGATCAAGAAGGCCAAGGGCTACTACGCCGCCCGCAGCACCAACTTCCGTACGGCCACGCAGGCTGTCGACAAGGCCCAGCAGTATGCGACGCGCGACCGTATGGTCCGCAAGCGCAACTTCCGCGCTTTGTGGATCCAGCGTATCAACGCCGCTGTCCGGCTGTTCGACCTCGAAATGACCTATTCGCGCTTCATCAACGGTCTGGCGAAAGCCGGGATCGAAGTGGACCGCAAGGTTCTGGCCGATCTGGCCGTGCACGAGCCGGAGGCGTTCAACGCCATCGCAGCGCAAGCCAAGGCCGCTCTGGCCTGA
- the pheT gene encoding phenylalanine--tRNA ligase subunit beta, with amino-acid sequence MKFTLSWLKDHLDTTASLDDILYALTDLGLEVEDVSNRAARLGAFTLARVTHAEQHPDADKLRVCRVQTDEGEKQIVCGAPNARAGITVVLAKPGDYVPGIDVTLGVGKIRGVESHGMMCSERELELSDEHNGIIELDGGEVGQKFTDWLAANRPSVVDPMIHIKITPNRPDALGVRGIARDLAARGLGTLKPLAAPQIRGAFPCPITVTIDPALKAKGCPLFTGRLIRGVKNGPSPAWLADRLTAIGLRPISTLVDITNYFTFALNRPLHVFDAAKVHGNLRVHPANGGEELLALDGKTYGLQAGMMVISDDKQPESLAGIMGGELSGCTADTVDVFLESAFWDPITIATTGRALKINSDARYRFERGVDPAFTLPGLDLATQMILDLCGGEASDLALDGAVPDTARAYRLNPARVISLVGMDIPEAEQRRTLEALGFTLDGDMATPPTWRPDVLGEADLVEEVARVASLTKLVGKPLTRGTAGVPKPILTPAQVRERGARRTLAALGYNECVTYSFIDHEAATLFGGGADAVRIDNPISSEMSHLRPDLLPGLLRAAARNQARGFADLALFEVGPAFDGGEPGEQHVQATGLLVGATAPRDPFASRRAVDVFDAKADAEAVLSALGAPARVQINRKVAAWWHPGRSGNIALGPNSLATFGEVHPKVLAAMGVKGPAVAFTILVANVPLPKVKTPTRPALTLRDLQAVDRDFAFVVDTSVEALTAINAATGADKVLIESVRLFDQFTGDKAEAQMGAGKKSIALTVRLQPVDKTLTEAEIEAVSAKIVDKVTKATGGTLRS; translated from the coding sequence ATGAAATTCACGCTGTCCTGGCTCAAAGACCATCTCGACACGACCGCATCGCTCGATGACATCCTTTACGCCCTGACCGACCTTGGTCTGGAGGTGGAGGACGTGTCGAACCGCGCTGCCCGTCTGGGCGCGTTCACGCTGGCGCGCGTCACCCATGCCGAACAGCACCCCGATGCCGACAAGCTGCGCGTTTGCCGCGTGCAGACGGACGAGGGCGAAAAGCAGATCGTCTGCGGTGCGCCCAATGCGCGGGCGGGGATCACGGTCGTGCTGGCAAAGCCGGGCGATTATGTGCCCGGCATCGACGTGACGCTGGGCGTGGGCAAGATCCGTGGCGTCGAAAGCCACGGCATGATGTGTTCGGAACGCGAACTGGAACTGTCGGACGAACACAACGGCATCATCGAGCTTGACGGCGGCGAGGTCGGGCAGAAATTCACCGACTGGCTGGCCGCGAACCGCCCCTCGGTCGTGGACCCGATGATCCACATCAAGATCACCCCGAACCGCCCGGATGCGCTGGGTGTGCGCGGCATCGCGCGTGACCTTGCCGCGCGGGGCCTCGGCACGCTGAAGCCGCTTGCCGCACCGCAGATCAGGGGCGCTTTCCCCTGCCCGATCACCGTGACCATCGATCCCGCGCTTAAGGCCAAGGGCTGCCCGCTTTTCACCGGTCGCCTGATCCGAGGCGTGAAGAACGGCCCGTCTCCGGCATGGCTGGCCGACCGGCTGACCGCGATCGGGCTGCGCCCGATTTCCACGCTGGTCGATATCACCAACTACTTCACCTTTGCCCTGAACCGCCCGCTGCATGTCTTCGATGCGGCCAAGGTGCATGGCAACCTGCGCGTCCATCCTGCGAACGGTGGCGAGGAACTGCTGGCGCTCGACGGCAAGACCTATGGCCTGCAAGCCGGCATGATGGTGATTTCCGATGACAAGCAGCCTGAGTCGCTGGCTGGCATCATGGGCGGCGAGCTGTCCGGCTGCACGGCAGACACGGTCGATGTCTTCCTCGAATCCGCCTTCTGGGACCCGATCACCATCGCCACCACGGGGCGTGCGCTGAAAATCAACTCGGACGCCCGCTACCGCTTCGAACGCGGCGTCGATCCGGCCTTTACCCTGCCGGGGCTCGACCTTGCCACGCAGATGATCCTCGACCTCTGCGGCGGCGAGGCGTCCGATCTCGCCCTCGACGGTGCCGTGCCCGATACCGCCCGCGCCTACCGCCTGAACCCCGCCCGCGTGATCAGCCTTGTCGGCATGGATATCCCCGAGGCTGAACAACGCCGCACGCTCGAAGCGCTCGGCTTCACGCTGGACGGCGATATGGCCACGCCACCGACATGGCGCCCCGATGTGCTGGGCGAGGCCGATCTGGTCGAAGAGGTCGCCCGCGTCGCCTCCTTGACCAAACTGGTCGGCAAGCCGCTGACCCGTGGCACCGCAGGCGTGCCCAAGCCTATCCTGACCCCCGCACAGGTGCGCGAACGCGGCGCACGGCGCACGCTGGCGGCGCTGGGGTATAACGAATGTGTCACCTACAGCTTCATCGACCATGAAGCAGCCACCCTGTTCGGCGGCGGGGCCGATGCGGTCAGGATCGACAACCCGATCTCGTCGGAAATGAGCCACCTTCGCCCCGATCTGCTGCCCGGCCTGCTGCGCGCAGCAGCCCGCAATCAGGCGCGCGGCTTTGCCGATCTGGCACTCTTCGAGGTCGGCCCCGCTTTCGACGGCGGCGAACCGGGTGAACAGCATGTGCAGGCGACCGGCCTGCTGGTCGGTGCAACCGCGCCGCGCGACCCCTTCGCCTCGCGCCGCGCAGTCGATGTGTTCGACGCCAAGGCAGATGCCGAAGCGGTGCTTTCCGCCCTTGGCGCGCCCGCCCGCGTGCAGATCAACCGCAAGGTCGCAGCGTGGTGGCACCCCGGCCGCTCTGGCAACATCGCCCTCGGGCCGAACTCCCTTGCCACCTTTGGCGAGGTACACCCCAAGGTTCTCGCCGCAATGGGCGTCAAGGGCCCGGCCGTGGCGTTCACGATCCTTGTGGCCAACGTGCCCCTGCCCAAGGTGAAGACCCCCACCCGCCCCGCGCTGACCCTGCGCGACCTGCAAGCGGTGGACCGTGATTTCGCCTTTGTGGTCGATACATCCGTCGAGGCGCTTACCGCGATCAACGCCGCCACCGGCGCCGACAAGGTGCTGATCGAAAGCGTCCGCCTATTCGACCAGTTCACCGGCGACAAGGCCGAGGCGCAGATGGGCGCGGGCAAGAAGTCCATCGCCCTGACGGTCCGCCTGCAACCGGTCGACAAGACCCTGACCGAAGCCGAAATCGAGGCCGTTTCCGCCAAGATCGTGGACAAGGTCACCAAGGCAACAGGCGGCACGCTACGAAGCTGA